The following nucleotide sequence is from Amia ocellicauda isolate fAmiCal2 chromosome 14, fAmiCal2.hap1, whole genome shotgun sequence.
aagatggtaggtatattttaagaatatactacttgaggctcaggagcaatttgtaccaaaacttagcaaattgtggaacaaaaaacagtggccaaaatggcttaatagaggtatgcaaaaaaatatcaagagaaagaaaatgttgtattgtgcatacaaaagggatggagacaaaacaaaatacatagaatatgttgagctgcaaagagatcttaagaaagggatcagaaaagcaaagagggaaatagaaagaaacagctcttggagctaaaaccactgcaaagagcttttttcaatattacaacagcaagaggccaataaaggaggaagtgaaacagataaagggcaaaaacggaAGTAtcatggaaaatgaacaagatgtggcaaatgttctaaatcagtatttcagaggtttttacaataGAAATAGacgacatgccacaggttatcagtcagtccagtcaaaccctaagagagatcaggataaatgaggaggaggtactaaagggacgagcagaattaaaaacaaacaaatcacctgggccagatggtatatttctaaCAGtagttaaagaaattagggaaattatttataggccgctaactcaattattccaaatgacacttagaacaggggatgtgccaactgaccggaagacagcaaatgtcataccaatccacaagaaaggggacaaaactgagccaggaaattacagaccaatcagtctcacctgcatcacctgtgaaatgttggaaaacatgattagacagaaaatagaggagcatcttaatgaaaaccatattcttggagatagtcaacatgggtttagacgaggcagatcatgtcttactaatttattagaattttttgaacatgcaactgcagctgtagatcacgtgaaagcatatgatatgatatacttagatttccaaaaagcttttgataaggttccacaccaaagactgatcctcagattggaagctgtagacattcagggtaatgtaagtagatggattatgaactggttgatgtctaggaaacagagggtgtcgattagaggagttgcttctaactggagtgaggttgttagtggagttccacagggatcagtactagggcctgtgctttttctaatctatattaatgatctggactctgggatagttagcaaacttgtcaaatttgcagatgatactaaaataggtggctcagcagatacaatctcggcagcacaggctattcagagggacttagataatattcagttgtgggcgacacctggcagatgaaattcaaagtgcaaggtaatacacgcaggtaacaaaaatgtccactgtaattacactatgggaggaacagaactagatgaagtaacgcatgagaaagacctaggagtctatttggactcctcactttctccatccactTCTACATCCACTTCTACGtggatgatgcccagatcttcctgtcttttccctcttctgaccctctcatcccctctcgcatctattcctgtttgtctgctatttccgcctggatgcacttgcattacctcaagctcaacctctctaaatcggatctcctgtttttcccccactctcctcaccttctgctgacctccccatcttgatccccttggaatccaccacactctctccttcttcttctgctaataATCTaagagtcaccctcgatcctgcgctctcctacacccagcacatcaccatgctgacgcgcacctgtagatccttcctgagcaacatacgccggatccgtcccttcctcaccgactactcgactcagctgctcgtccagtccctggtcctgtcccgcctggatactgcaactccctcctggccggcctgcctgcatccactacccgccgctccagctcatccagaactctgcggctcgtctggtgtctctctgccccgattcacacgctactccactgctctctctctctctctctctctctctctctctctctctctctctctctctctctctctctctctctctctctctctctctctctctcctcggaCGCTGCTCTTCAGGTCTGACTGTTTCTCTGCCGCCCACCGCAGGTTTAAACCCCCGggtccgcctcctcctcctccccggcCGGCCAATTGCACTGTGTGTCCTATCGACACATCgaccctcctcttcctccccctcccccaacatttcacagaaataaatacattctataACTCTTTTCCGAAAGATAAACGTGCATTTTAAATGACCTAAACCCATGTAGCTAAATCCTAAATCTGGAATTTGGAATCTAAGTATAAGAACAGAAGAACAGAAGACTGCAGTGTCCATCCTGCTCgtttgtgtccattaataactaagtgatcaaggaccctatccagtctgtttttgaatgttcccaaactgtctcttcagccacatcgctggggagtttgttcagattgtgacgccactctgtgtgaagaagtgtctcctgttttctgtcttgaatgccttgaagcccaatttccatttgtgtccccaggtgcgtgtgtccctgctgatctggaagtatctttgaaataaatatttagcatggaaatatatatatatatatatatatatatatatatacatagcttCAGTGTATATCTTGATGCCACAAACCCACAGCACTGATACACAATGTtactacacaacacacagcactgatacACAATGTtactacacaacacacaacacagcactgataCACAATGTtactacacaacacacaacacagcactgataCACAATCCTactacacaacacagcactgataCACAATgctacaacacacaacacagcactgataCACAATGTtactacacaacacacaacacagcactgataCACAATCCTactacacaacacagcactgataCACAATgctacaacacacaacacagcactgataCACAATGTtactacacaacacacaacacagcactgataCACAATgctacaacacacaacacacagcactcagaCGCTCACAGACGCGCAGCACACACAAGAGAAGAACAAATACTGCGTCTTTAGAGCGAACAGGTCCGCCGGACACGCCGGACCTCTCCCTCCCGGGTGCAGTACACCGAGCCCACCGCCAGGGGCCGGCAGTGTGCGGATTACACACACGCGTCAGATTAGATCAAGTTCACACACATATTGTGAACATGTGGCATCGCAATCTCAGTACCCACCTACACAGCCACTCACGATATTGACTTGCGTACAAAGCCACACACAATTCAAATTCAATacgagctttattggcatgacaagtgtgccagagcatttaaatacattgtataaCTGTCATTGTgtgatacaatatacaatacaattgcaTACCACGGTGCTGCAGTCCTGCACTCGTCCTGTGTTTAACATCCCACCATGCTCATTATTGACACTGCTTCATTAATGATACTTTTACACTACaacttatttatattttcttaaatagaACAGAAcgaaaagtgaaatgaaaacgATTGCAGGAAATATATGAGTCGATATTTGAGAAGAACACGGTGAACAAACAAACGACACAAACATGTtgaagacaacaacaacagcaacacgaCGCCCATGGTCCTATCATCGGCACCCCATGAAGCGACCGCCACCCTGCTGGCGTCTCCGGAGATAGAGACTGGAGACGAGACGTCGGATGCTCAGGGTGTCGGAGGGTGGCGGGGGATTCCAGCACCCACACCGGGTgtgtcacacacagacacgtgaCACACAGCACTCACACACCCAGCCCGCCTGTGCAACTGTGTTATTATCatggtgcatataaatgtatagaACAACTTAGTGCAGACGCACATGGGATTATACAGTCCGTGCCACAATGACTATGGCAGTGATTTGgttgtgtgtatcagtgtgtcagtgtgagtgtgtcagaggtcagtgtgtcagtgtgaggggTCAGTATTAGTGGTCAGTGCAACAGTGTGaggggtcagtgtgtcagtgtcagtggtaagtgtgtcagtgtgagtgtgtcagtgcgtcagtgtgagGGGTCAGTATTAGTGGTCAGTGCAACAGTGTGaggggtcagtgtgtcagtgtcagtggtcagtgtgtcagtgcatcagtgtgAGGGGTCACTATTAGCGGTCAGTgcgtcagtctgtcagtgtgagtgtgtcaatgTGAGGTGTCAGTGGTCAGATGCTGTACAGGCCCATGTAGGTGTTGTGCGGCTGCAGGCTGACCCCAGCGTGGTTGCGAGGGACAGACATCTCCAGCACGGAGCCCGACTCCAGGAACTGCACacctgacagacagagagaccgaCACTGAGATCCGCAGCTGACGGACGGACACACGggagacacacagggagagagggaggcagggagacaGGTGCAGGTGCTCAGGAGCAAAGGTGTCCATGTGTGGGAGGTGCTTAGATGTGgacatttcataaaaaaaacagaggagtttttccagatcagcagggacacacgcacccgggacacaaatggaaattgggcttcaaggcattcaagacagaaaacaggagacacttcttcacacagagaggcatcacaatctgaacaaactccccagcgatgtggctgaagagacaatttgggaacattcaaaaacagactggataggattcttgatcacttagttattaatggacaccaaacgagcacgatggggcgaatgggctcctcttggTTGGACACTGTCTCATGTTCAGGTGCTCACCTGCAGTGTAGCAGGTGTTGTAGGCCAGGCTGGGGTCGCTGGGCATGCTCTTCACACAGCGCAGCAGGGTTGTCTCATTGCCATGCAGACGCTTCTTAACCACATGACCCATTGTGAAGGTGTTGTCCTGGTACAGCCCCTGtcaattattatcattatgacttgatttcttagatgacacccttatccagggtgacttacaatatatcacatgaGTTTTACACTTTACCAATtcatacagctgtgtttttactggagcaatctagtgCCTTGCTCAGgtgcaacagcagtgtccccacctgggattggacacacgactctccactgcagagccctgaccaccactccacactgctgccctcaGACTGAGTGTCTGATTGACAGCGACTAATTCTCTAATTATCCGTCCATCCAATTCCCCAATTACACAGCTTCCTGCTTGTCTAATATTCATGTTCACCACATGAACTAATAATTCCCAATTGCCTAATTggtttatttcctaattgcctAATTGCCTAATTGCCTTGTTGGGTAATTAATCAGGCCTGGTTATTGCCTAATTGATTAATTCATAAATATGGGCTGAAACAAAAGTAGACCACCTGAGGACACGGGGGCACAGGAGCACCCCTCTGAGCCCACCTGTCCCCTGACCCCACCGTGACCCCACCATGACCCCACTCACCTGGCTGTAGAGGAAGTAGAGCCCCCCCTCCCTGACAGTCACCGTCTCCCCTGCCAGCTCCAACCCCCGGCCCCTCCCATACCCACACCCccacaccagcactgtgctgTCCTGctcctctgagagagagagagagagagagagagtcagacagagacacacagagagagggagagaaaccaccaacacagcacattaaTCATGTCaaatatatgtaatgtaaaatgtaaaatgtaaattaacacaatattttattttatattgtaaagttgttaatgttattgtatataatttcaATGTACCCAATCGCTGTGGCAATACTTGTGTGTAAACatctcatgccaataaagctcgttttgaattagaattagaatttgagagacagacagagacccagagagtgagagagagaaagacatttgACACTTGAAtttgagagggagagcgagaaaTAAAGACGAAGAGTCAGACTCTGAGACACAGTCGGTCGATGGAGTGATTGACGTGCTCAGTGCCTCCCTCCCACTGTGACTCACCATCGGAGCGCGTGGCGAGGGGCTTCAGGTGCAGGACAGAGCGCCGAGAGAGACGTCTCACCACACTGCTGGAGCCCTGAGAGCCCAGAGGGCCCCGAGCACGGCTCTCAACATCTGGGccgagagagggaaggagaggaagagagagatgggggacaggagagagagagagactgtgagacagacagagagagatagaggggggTATAATGAGAAATAGGGGGCAATagaaaatggaaagagagggagggaggcactCACTCTTTCTACACTTCTCTGTTTGCCGTTTCTCCCGCTCATGCAggccccccccctcctccctgaCCTCTGAACCCAGGCTGGGCGGACAGCGGTCTGGCTGTAACAAAAGAACAGAGTCACACAGAGAGGGGAGCACTTGAATCAATGACGCACtgactgacgcactgacacactgactgacagacacactgactgacacacagactgacacatgGACTGAGACatggactgactgactgactgacatagGACAGTGTACTGCTGTCTCccactctttctttctctctctcactgtttcTACATGTAAAGGAATGCAATATGCGTTATTTAATCCAGCTGTTTTCCCCCAAATccgtgcaggtgtgtgtgtgtgagagagagagagagagagagagagagagagagagagagagtctgtgtgtgtgtgagtgtgtgtgtgtgtgtgtgtgtgtctgagtgtgtgtgagtgtgtgtgtgtgtgagtgtgtgtgtgtgtgtgtgtgtgtgagtgtgtctgtgagagagagagagtctgtgtgtgtgtgagtgtgtgtgtgtgtgtgtgtgtgtgtgtgtgtgtgagtgtgtgtgtgtgagtgtgtgtgtgagtgtgtgtgagtgtgtgtgtgtgtgtgtgtgtgtgtgtgtgtgtgtgtgcacacacGCAGGTAAATAAAAACGAAATTAACGTTAAAGCTAACAAATGTTTAGAAAGTAAACCGGAGTCCTGCAGTCCCTACCTCGCAGCTTCCTCTGCCGGTCGGCTCGGTCCGTCCCGTCGCCGCCACACCATCTCCCGGATCGGTTTCGACCCGCTTTTGCATTTCGCTCAGTTTGCCCTGCAGGTTCTGGATCTGGACGGACTGACCCAGCAGGACGGAGCAGCAGTAAAGCACCGCCAGCGACACGGCGCAGAACAGCACCGGAGAGAGCGCCTCGAAAGCGGACCCGACACCGGACCCGCCGCCTCGCCCTCTGCCTGCTGACCCGCTCATAGCCGCAGCGATTCCCggcagcacagacacaaacagctGGATATGTCTGTCCCGACcgcgggaggaggaggacatcaGGGGGGGCGGTTTCGTTTCCAAAACTGATTTCAtattaggagagagagagagagagagagagagagagagagagagagagagagtgagagagagagagagagagtgacagtggCTGGACTGCTGGGAGTGAGacagcgggagagagagagagtgactcAGTGTCCAATGCCGGGCTGTCTGGCTGTCACTGACGTCACTCAGTCTGTCAAAAAAGTTACtgatattaatttaattggatttaATTGAGACACAGAACTGCTTTGTCTAAAGTAtaagacacactgacactcacacacacactgacactctcacacacacactcacagactcacacacacacactcatacatacacactcaaaAATACACACTTTTCTCTGCATCAACcccctctcaaattcaaattcaaaacattattcctcctcctctctccctctacctCTGCCTCTCCTGCTCTGTCCCTATCTCTCACTCCGCCCCCGCCATGCTGTGACGGTCCTTGGCCAAGGAACACAAAACATTCCTGTAAATCTGATTTGCGTCgtcccacgcacacacactgacacccccCTGTAGACTAATACAGCTGCTGGATAGACAACACACAGAGGCAGCCAGGCACagagtcagtctgtcagtgtgtcagtgtatcagtgtgtcagtgtgtcagtcagtcagtcagtgtgtcagtcagtcagtcagtcagtcagtgtgtcaatcagtgtgtcagtcagtcagtgtgtcagtgtatcagtgtgtcagtcagtcagccagtgtgtcagtcagtcagtcagtcagtcagtcagtcagtgtgtcaatcagtcagtgtgtcagtgtatcagtgtgtcagtcagtcattcagtgtgtcagtcattcaAGGTAGACTTTCAGGAAACTGAATCGCCTGCAGCCCATGTTGGCTCAAGTTGCTTGTTTCTCCAGCAGAACATATTTTGGAGCCCAACTGTCTGCCTGGCCTCCAGCCCCCCGGTGGTGGGAGAGGTCCTCATGGCTTCGATGAGGGTCTCATAAAGTGCTATAACAGGATGTAATGCAGTGTAgcacttaaacacacacacacacacacacacacacacacacacacacacacacggcaggCAGAGTTGCTTCAGGAAGACTTTATTCCGGATCTTTAGTTATTCTGCAGAGGCACACAGGGGCCACACTGTCTCCACACTGCTGCGCACCGGGCGCCTGTCTGacattctctgtgtgtgtgtgtgtgtctcagtgtgtgtgtgtgtgtgtgtgtgtaggtacaAGGTCTGGGCAGGGTGGGCGGCAGTGTGAGAGGGTGGACCCCTGGCTGGCACCTCTGCGCACAATATAATCTGAGTTTGTTGTTCAAGGCAGGCAGGTACATTCAGCACAGGGCAGGGATGACATCATCATTGTCTCGGtacatagtagtagtagtattagtagtagcagtagtagtagtagtagtagtagtagtaatagtagtagtagtagtagtagtagtttataAGTATACAGGCAAAGATATTAAGGAGTGCAATCGATTTTATATACACTGTTCCTGGACTCTCAGGACCAGACGATAGGGCTGAGATGTTCCTCTGTTCCTCTCCCCCCCACACATgcgatcacacacacacacacacacacacacacacacacacacacacacacacacacacacacacactctcacatattcacacactcacacactcacattctGGAGGTGACCTGGTGACTCTCTAGCTCATAAATCTGTTAAAACACTTCGTTTCAATGAATAAGTGTGAATGTCTTTTGTTCCTTCAAGGGCTGTTTCCTGTAAGACGTTTGCGTGTGCCCTGGAGGTCACAAGGTCACTTCCTGTTTCGCTGCTCAGGAAGAGGGCCCCTAAACCGAAGGGCCCCCAGAATAGACAGGCCCTCAGCAATGTGGTCCCACACTGCCCGGTCCAGAGGCCACGTCCTTCTGTGCTGCCCTCTCCATCGCACGGTTGGTCAGGCtggtcactcactcacacacacacacacacacacacacacacaggctcacACATCTTGAGGCTGAAACAGGAAGTGTGTGGGGCCGTGgctggggagagagggaggaagaggaagaggggtATTACAGGTCAGCAGCCACCCCTCCCcagcctctccctctccccctcagaGGACGAGGAAGTGATTCTTCATGCTGTCATCATTTTTCACATGTTTCTTAAACCGTTTTTCTTCAGCCCTATTTCTCACTTTCTGTTCCATTTCTCTAGgtatatatgcaaatatatacacCCATATATACAGGtctgaatacatatatatgtatattcggtgtatatagatatagtGTCTATATTAGTACTGGAAGCgcaatatgtaaaaacatgCGTAGCTTATGAGTGAGAGATTGTGGTTCCCCCGTCTCTCCTCATGTCTtctttcttccctctctctcctcttcacttcttcttctgtgtctgtctccgtCTCTTCTTTCttcagtttctctctccctccctccctctctccctctccctctcttatgCACGGGACTCTTTCTTGCTGTGTGGTTTGTTTCCCAGCAGAGAGTCGATCTCACTGACCGTCTGTGGGGTCATCTGAGACAGGATCTGcgcgagagtgagagagagagagagagagagagagaggaaaagagggATAGGGAAAGGGAAAGGGGAAGGTAGGCAGAGATCAGGAGAATGGAGGAACAGGGAGGAGGAAGATAGAGGAAGgaggcagggggagagagagataggagagagagagggagaaggaatgAGGGAGATTAAaggtggagggagggagacaggaaggataGAGATAGAGGGGGGTTAATTATAATTCATGTTGGGGCATCACACAGATGTTCCAGATGTTACTGTAGCGCATGTGAAGTTACAGATGTTACACAGATGTTATTGCAGAGACAACAGCGTGTGATGTTACAGATGTTACACAGCTGTTACAATACAGAGATGATGTAGAAGTAGGTCCTGCAGtaacagagagggagagtggagcTACACACAGATGTTAAGGAAGACAGCGTGTTGTTACACACAGATGTTAAGGAAGACAATGTGTTGTCACATACAGATGTTTCAGGAAGACAGCGTGTTGTTACAATACAGATGTTGCAGGAAAACAGTATGTTACAATACAGATGTTAAGGAAGACAACGTGTTGTTACAATACAGATGTTAAGGAAGACAGCGTGTTGTTACACACAGATGGTAAGGAAGACAGCGTGTTGTTACACACAGATGGTAAGGAAGACAGCGTGTTGTTACAATACAGATGTTAAGGAAGACAGTGTGTTGTTACAATACAGATGTTAAGGAAGACAACGTGTTGTTACACACAGATGTTAAGGAAGACAGTGTGTTGTTACATACAGATGTTTCAGGAAGACAGTGTGTTGTTACAATACAGATGTTAAGGAAGACAGCGTGTTGTTACATACAGATGTTGCAGGAAGACAGTGTGTTGTTACAATACAGATGTTAAGGAAGACAGTATGTTACAATACAGATGTTAAGGAGGACAGCATCTTGTTACACACAGATGTTAAGGAAGACAGTGTGTTGTTACATACAGATGTTTCAGGAAGACAGTGTGTTGTTACAATACAGATGTTAAGGAAGACAGTATGTTACAATACAGATGTTAAGGAAGACAACGTGTTGTTACACACAGATGTTAAGGACGACAGCGTGTTGTTACACACAGATGGTAAGGAAGACAGTGTGTTGTTACAATACAGATGTTAAGGAAGACAGTATGTTACAATACAGATGTTAAGGAAGACAACGTGTTGTTACACACAGATGTTAAGGAAGACAGTATGTTACAATACAGATGTTAAGGAAGACAACGTGTTGTTACACACAGATGTTAAGGAAGACAGCGTGTTGTTACACACAGATGTTAAGGAAGACAGCGTGTTGTTACAATACAGATGTTAAGGAAGACAGTATGTTACAATACAGATGTTAAGGAAGACAACGTGTTGTTACACACAGATGTTAAGGAAGACAGCGTGTTGTTACAATACAGATGTTAAGGAAGACAGCGTGTTGTTACACACAGATGGTAAGGAAGACAGCGTGTTGTTACAATACAGATGTTAAGGAAGACAGCGTGTTGTTACACACAGATGTTGCAGGTAGACAGTGTTGTTACATGCAGATGTTAAGGAAGACAGTGTGTTACACACAGATGTTAAGGAAGACAGCATACAGATACAGATGTGACAGACAGGTAGTGTTAGAAGTAGAGGAgttagagacacagacagacagacaggtgtgCAGTCGAGACGAGAAAGGCTGcttctcacacagagacagatgttacacacatagtaatgtaagacATAGATACAGATGTTACAGACACAGATGTTGGCGGGGCTCCCGCTGTGACAGGAGGGCCAGTCTTACCCGCAGAGACCCCAGGTTCTCGACCAGCTGCTCGGTGTTGGACACGCCCAGTAGGACCGAACTGACGCCCTCGCTACGCAAGCACCAGGCTGGGGGACGGGGACTGTGTCACTGAACAATGTACACAGACACATAGTGCTGACCACTACCCTGccctcacccccaccccacacccACTGCAGAAACACAAGGGGTCACGAGTGAGATCGAGGAGGTCATGGTGGGGTCCGTGGCCCGTGGGGGGGTAAAGGGAATAGGGAGATGTGTGGAGgccaggggtcaggggtcgtACCGATGGCCAGCTGAGCGGCCGTGCAACCCAGTCTGtcggccagcaggtgcagctcCTTGATCTTGGCCAGCTGCCGGCGTCCCTCCTCACTGGACATCCTGTCCTTGAGCCACTGATAGccctgagagagcgagagagagagagggagagaatcagtgagtgtgtgtcagtgtgtcagtgtgggtcaGTGTGTTTTGGTATCAGTCACTTACCTTCATGGCAGCCCTAGAGCATTCTGGGATGCCATCACTGTATTTCCCTGTGATCAGTCCACAGGCCAGAGGGGACCAGGTCATCACCCCCAcacctacacacagacacacacacacatacacacataggtaGACAGACAGAGCAGTTACATACATGTTAGAGAAGATCATTGTCAACAGTGTGTATACAGTGTGGGTAcattgtgtgttacagtgtgtggtgtgtgtcagtgtacagtgtgtcagtatgtgtacagtgtgttgtacaccgatcagccataacattataaccactgacaggtgaagtgaatatcactgataatctcgttatcatggcacctgtcagtgggtgggatatattaggcagcaagtgaacattttgtcctcaaagttgatgtattagaagcaggaaaaatgggcagcgtaaggatctgagcgactttgacaagggccagattgtgatggctagacgacggggtcagagcatctccaaaactgcagctcttgtggggtgttcccggtctgcagtggtcagtacctatcaaaagtgtccaaggaaggaaaagcggtgaaccagcgacagggtcatgggcggccaaggctcattaatgcacatggggagcgaaggctggcccgtgtggtccgatccaacagacgagctactgtagctgaaattgctgaaaaagtgaatgctggttctgatagaaaggtgtcagaacacacagtgcatcgcagtttgttgcgtatggggctgcgtagccgcagaccagtcagggtgcccatgctgacccctgtccactgccgaaagcgcctacaatgggcacgtgagcatcagaactggaccacggagcaatggaagaaggtggcctggtctgatgaatcacgagttcaaggtgttgacttggcctccaaattccccagatctcaatccaatcgagcatctgtgggatgtgctggacaaacaagtccgatccatggaggccccacctcgcaacttacaggacttaaaggatctgctgctgacgtcttggtgccagataccacagcacaccttcagaggtctagtggagtccatgcctcgacgggtcagggctgttttggcggcaaaagggg
It contains:
- the tnfsf13 gene encoding tumor necrosis factor ligand superfamily member 13 translates to MKSVLETKPPPLMSSSSRGRDRHIQLFVSVLPGIAAAMSGSAGRGRGGGSGVGSAFEALSPVLFCAVSLAVLYCCSVLLGQSVQIQNLQGKLSEMQKRVETDPGDGVAATGRTEPTGRGSCEPDRCPPSLGSEVREEGGGLHEREKRQTEKCRKNVESRARGPLGSQGSSSVVRRLSRRSVLHLKPLATRSDEEQDSTVLVWGCGYGRGRGLELAGETVTVREGGLYFLYSQGLYQDNTFTMGHVVKKRLHGNETTLLRCVKSMPSDPSLAYNTCYTAGVQFLESGSVLEMSVPRNHAGVSLQPHNTYMGLYSI